In Gossypium hirsutum isolate 1008001.06 chromosome A10, Gossypium_hirsutum_v2.1, whole genome shotgun sequence, the DNA window TTCTTTTAGCTCTTTATTTGATTTAGATTTCTTTTAACTTTATCATGTTATAATTAGAAGAATTTATTTAAGAATGGAGCATTAAAGTAAtagtttttcaaaaaataatattgaatCATATTCAAATAACAATTACATTAGAGAGAGatagataataattttaattaatgatgaggTAATATTATACCtagctatttttttttcaattttttattatagttttcaattttagtttcaaatttctatattatttttaatagtattaTGTATTAATTCAATAAGATATGcgctaaaattattttttatttcttcatttaataaatttttgtttcatgtaatataaaataactaaaatattttattataaggtatttcttatctataatttttaatattttaagttataattCAAAATGAATATAAAGTATATTTCAGTATTTAATATCAACTTTTTTATTCAGAATTTTTTTagctttaatataattaaatatcttttaaactaaagtcaattttttttaaataatctcattatagattcaaattatatctgctcttttttacaacaatgcctagaactactcatagaacctctccaacccataaataagaggataatgtgcttcaatgCACTCGAACACATGTCctcctgcattggcaacaatgtCTATGCGaatcaagctaagactcaatcagcaAATTAgagtcaatttaaaataataagattttacttatttatatatatatgaaactaaaattggatctaacaaatcaatataaaaaatcatattcgtaattaaatctaaacaaaattttaattatttatattcaaaacaatttttttccgtTTCCAAATTTTTATAGAATCATGTAGATTATtcctttcctctttttttttattttctgacaaataaaattaagtaaatgataaaattgatctaaacctTGTGGATATTCCTAAGCAAGCTTGATAGGAAGTCGAGCATGGATGAATCGAAGAGAGAAAGGGAGCATGGAACCAAAGTGGTTTGCGTAAAGTTGATGGTAAGTTTTGTATGGTGGTCGTTTTAGTCATTGAGAGTGTACAACTTGTTTAAAGAATTCATGAAACTACGTAATTTCAAGAGGGAGATAATGTTGCAGGTAAGATAAATAAGGTGGCCGTGGGGGTTGGTTAGGAGGTTGAGGGAATGGGCTCGGGAAACTTTTTTTAGGGTGGACTGGCATAAGTCACAGCTGGCGAGGTCTTTGAGTAAGGTGAGCTTGTGGACTAGGTCACTGAAAAATCCAATTTGGTTCGTTAAAGCGGTAATGGATGATGAAGGTTTGTAATTGTGGGGTGAGAATATTGAaacaagttttattttgatttaagctTTTACCTTtccttttttaataaatataaaaaaaattttaacaaatgaaaaacataaaaaaaatttacgttaaaagaaatggagaatgaaggaaaacaaagggagaaatAGAAGAGAatgtaaaataaagaaagaaaaaaaaaagaaagttaaaagaacataaaagaaaaaaattaaattacttaaaacaaaaatatgggatcagttgtataatttaacctaaaatatttatttgaaataatgatttaacatgccacaaCAGCTTACGGTTataccgttaacgacaattaacagtttagtgactaaaatgttacaacatgataacgtatattaacatttcaaacataagtgattaaaatataacctgaaataaataaaattaactattttaatattttgcaCAAAAATCTATTTATGCATCTTTGATAAACACTTTCATCATGTAATATATATGGTATGTCATAgaaaatagttttaaataattttgtaattttgtattaTTACTTAAATTATGGTTTCAACTATGTTtattaattcataaaatattatttacagTAATATGTTacttatttttatcttttattttaaaaaaatgtataccaGGTGCAACACAAGAAAactagtaaataataaaatatgtagtagattgaaattttttaataaatttatattattggGATAAAAAGAAGAAGCTAGATACACATCGTAGACCTCGCATGGAATTTCCACTTCttttgaatttttctattttacaaatttaccttagtataaaatttaggaaaattttCATGATATTTGAAAAATCttctaatatattttaaaaacttgaGAATTTTGTGGGTTTTTGTatttctgtttttcttttcttaaaaatgtcgtttttttaattttatatattctaaaaaattgagattctttttacatttttctttctaattttcactttttatttttcttattactGTGCCCGAAAAAGGATTATATGAAATTCTGTGCCCAGTAACTATAAATATCAAACTCGTAAAAAAAGAAATATGGAAGTAATGATGGTTTACAACTTTGaaggttaaaaaaatatttgataaaaaagaatTAGTGATTATTTCTTTCCAAAAATTAGTCTAGCGGCCTGAATGCCGAAAGCGACCACGTCCTCTTCTCCCTCTCCCACGCCCACGGCTTGACTTGATGGAAATTGTTGAGAATTGGACAGATGATGGTATGTTGACAGTCTCTTCCTCACCTTTTTCTTCTgtaaaaaaacctttaaaattaTAATCATTACTACTACATTAATTCAAGCTTTATaagctttttttttataatattaatgtgTAACAACATTGACTGAATAATTACTTTTTTCATGTAGGAATTTGAGTAAGCCTTGAAAGGCAGCCTCTGCATTGGAGTTGTTCTTCTTCAACAACTCCCCTGCAACTTCTGCAGGGCTCACATTCACTTCCTCCAACAGCTTCTCAATCTGCTCGAAAACACCATGATCCCTAATCCCAAAATAGTTGAAGGCAAGCTGCTTGAATACGGATGCATTGCAGTATGACATGTGAACATGCATGTCCATCCGACCAGGTCTCACCAGTGCCGGGTCTAACCGTTCTTTATGATTCGTCGTGAAGATTATGATTCGTTCTTCACCACAGCATGACCAGAGCCCATCAATGACATTCCAAAGTCCAGACAATGTTATTTGATTATCACCCTGATTGCTATGAGTTTCAGCCTCCTCCGATTCTCGGTTTTCTAGCTCGATAGAGCAGTCGATATCCTCGACGACTAGTATGGACCGGCTAGAAATGGAGAGCAACAAAAACCGAAGATCCGAGTTATTACGGACGTCAGTAAGATCCAAGTCATAGATATCATATTTCAAGTGATTAGCCATTGCTGCTATCAAACTTGATTTGCCTGTCCCTGGAGGACCATACAACAGATATCCACGTTTCCAAGCTTTACCAACTCTTTTTATAGTATTCTTCCCCATTTGTAAACATTTCAAGATCCTCCATTACAGCCCTTTTCAGCTTCCAATCCATAGCCAAACTGTTGAACGTCATTGGGTGTTTGAATATGACCTCCTCGTCATCCCTCTTCCATAAACAACTGTGTGGAGTTTTATACTCTTATTCTCTTCTCTCATCAACTTTGCCGTTTCTAATATGTAAGGCAAGTATGAATCAATCACTAAATCTTTGTTCCTCTTATGAAAACTTAGCTCATAGTGTCTAACTTCAGACCTTCGAGATGAATTAACATCCCCATGGTTGTGGGAAGGAACTTGGGAACAAACCAGTTTCCATTTCATCTCAACATGTCCATAAACATCGACCAATATTCCACCTCGATCCATGGATAAGGATAAGTTGTTGTCCTAGTCAGTTTTGCCCACCTTAACTCTTTGGATGGAAGGGTTTGCAGTTTTGGTTCCCAAGTATGCATCAGCAGCTTCAAACACTTGGTTTACAACATGCCCTCTGAATTCATCTATCACAATTGTTAACTGAGAAGAGAAACGGTGAGATAGGCTCCGTAAGCGCATGGAAAAGTAGTTGGTGATTTCTGCTGGGATGAAATCGTTGGCAATGGTACGAATCACCATAGCTGTGGCAGCTATGGAGGCTGCTGTTGATAAAAGGCCCTTGGTTTTCATCTCTTTCCTCTGAGAAGTTTTGATGGTGGGTCttgttgaaaaattttgaaaaaatttgtgTTGATGAAAAGGTTTTCAGAGAATGTCTGTGAGGCTATAGGTAAAACCCACAAATCCTGGCTTTCATTTGAGATGGCTCACCGCAATTTATATGGTGCTTTGCTGACCATTTCAGAGGAGACCATAATACTTGGACTTTGACATTTCCTTTCCTTCTCCAAGGTCTTGTGACATTTCTTTTGAAAGAGACTTTTActttgaatataataaatatgcaatacaaaaaataataccaacataataaaaataaaatgaattcatcaaaatttatataagttgtttaacattttaaaaaattagataaatattatggATTTAATTTCATCCCACGTCCTTTTCAACCTTGACATTTCCATTCCTAATGTTAAAAATTAGACTGCTGACTTGGTTATTAAGTCATTTGAGAAGGAACCAGAAATTTCTTTTGGAGTTATAATGTTTCAATTTGATTCATCAATTTTGAATACAGATATGTCATAAAAAATAACTAATGATTAAGTTTAGTTTGACCACTATTGATTTTGaattatcatgtttaatacaATATTTGTGACATTAAATTCGTTACAACAAAGGATTCCCGTCAAAATAAATTCTTAATTGATATCAAAATTTTAGACTACAAAATATATTACAAGATTATTGACATTTGTGATTAAAGATTAAGACTACTAAAATAATCtataattaaaatgattaaaaatgaaaaagaaaaaaagtgctTCCTCCTCAATATCAACGTGGATTTGGGGCAGCTGCTGAAACATGATAGTTTCTAACGTAAGAAAAGTCTCTTTTCTGAACCATCCTCATACCAAACGCCACCTTACTGCAGATTTAGCTCCATCCCAGCTCTTCTTAGACCTTAGGCAAAATCAGGCAGGCACCATCATCGGATGTACTTCACCTTTGGCACTCAGCAATCCTTAACCTTATCAAAACATGCTCACATGCCCTCATTCACGCTTAACTAAATCAATACTAGTGTCCCACATTACTGCCCATAAAGTGTTATACTTAGGCCTACACTATCCAGCAAGGACTTGCTCTTTTCAACATATATAAGAGGCACTGCCCTACTGAGCATAATTCAGGCTCGCACACCCTCTTTCCTTCCATTTGAGAGCAGAACTTCAGTGGGAACTTCGTTTTCAAAATAATGTATAAGCATTTTGCAGTTATCAAGTGTGAGGTTCTCCTTGCCCCAGCTTTGTTCCCAATTCTTCCCTTGGCTTAGATGAAATCCCTTTGGCTAACATTTCCTCATCATACTTCCGAGCCATATCTAACAAGCCCTTTTCAATCAACGCATCAATCAGAGCATTGTATGCAAACTCATTCGGGCTACTTCCTAGTTCTTCCATCTTCTTCCAAACCATAAAAACCAGTCGAAGAAATCCCCATCTCCCAAACTTCCTCATAAGCATCACATATGTGTCCATCCTTGGCTGAACCCCATTCCTAATCATCAAATCAAACAACTTAAGGATCTCTCTAGGCTTCTCAAGAGACCCAAAAAAGCAATGGTAtgtaatcacatcaggtgcaCAATCATTCTTTAGCATTTGATCAAGCACGGAATAAGCTTGTCTCACCCTCCCATTCCCAAGCAAAAGCTTTATAACCGTATTGTAAGTGACAACATTCGGCTCACAACCCAAATCCCTCATCTCCCTGAATACCCCGACACCAAATTCCGCACCGTCTGAAATGCCAATAGCACGAATTGCAGTATTATACGCCACAACATCCAACTTCATCCCTTTCTTCTTCATCTCCTTATACAACTTCACTGCCTTCCACGGCTTCCCACTCTTGCACATTATATCCATGTAAATAGAATAAGAATGCAAATCTTTCTTAATACCCTTTTTATCCATTTCTTCCCAAAATTCCCTACATTTACTCCACCATCCCATTTTAAACCACCCACGAAGAATCATATTATGAATCTTAGTATCATTCACATTAAAACCTAAGTCCTTACTTCTACCGGAAAAGCACAATTCATGTGCCTCAATTACATGCTTATACTCACAAAGTGCATCAACAACGTTACAGAATGAAATATCATCTTTCAAATTGAATTCCCCTAATCTATCAAAAGTAGCAATAGCTTCATTAACAAGATGGGCAGTTATATAACGCTTAAACATGATGCGAAACGTGGCATGATTGGGCATCGAATAAGGGTTGTTCTTCATTCTACGAACCAAATCCCATGAAAGATCAAACTCGAAATACTTACCCAAAATGTCCAACATCTTGTTGAAGGTGTCTGTGGTGTGGGTGAAGTGGCAAGCTGTTTCAACCCAATTGAAGAACTCAAAGGCGCGTTTCCAGTCTTCAGAGTAGCAAGAGAGGGTTTCGTGGACGGTTCGGTGGTCGACATGGGATTGGTCCGGGAGGGGATTTGGGGACTGAGAGTGGAAATGAGGAGTGGCGTTTGGGAATATAGAGTGAGAAGTAGAGGAAAAGAGTCGATGAATTGGTGAAATCAGTGAAAAGGAGCTGAGGCGTTTTACGGAGATTGAAAAAATCATTCTTGCACAACCATGGACTATGGCCATCCAAGCCAAGCCTCTGTCTTGAAACCTGCAAGAGACCCAAAAAGAGATATCAGTGAGAAAAACAAAGGAGAGGAATCGGCTTAACTTCTCCGATTGAGTCCGGAACCGGAGCTCTGGGACTCCGTTCGACGATCCGAACGGCGACGAGGCGTATTCGGACAAGGGGAACAACATACCAACGACCGAAGACGATCCGACGGTGTAGGTTGGAGACCGGAGAAAGAAAAGATCAAAGCTTTCGCCTTTGTTTCATGAAGTTTGGGTCCGGTTCTTGGTGGTCTGACTAGATAGAATTCAAGAGTGAAAAAAGAAGAGCTCCATGGTGATGACGGTCGACCGGTGGCGGCGGCGTTAAGTAGGAAGAGCCCTAAGTTTTCATTtggggaagaagaaaaaaaagaaaagagggtaaaaaaggaaataaagtaaagaaaaataaacttgGTGTAAAAACCTTTcggacttttttttttaaagtaattaagtttggatttttttaactttaacaGTTTACCATTAAAATTAATTACCTTaaattttttcagttaaaaatACTCCGTGCTATAATAATGAtgtaaattaaaggtaataaacTTTAACACTCAACTATTAAAGTGAGcggttaaataattttttaatacttaattagtataaaaaagttagagtttaattattattttttatttgaagatttttaatatattttaaaattttaaatattcaattcaataaaaaataagagtttaattattttttaaaaaattttgagagtTTTTTACGCAGATAagccaaaataaatgaaaaaaaagttttaaaaaaactcATAACCATCAAAGCTGAACGGCTAAAGCCTGGATCCACGTGAGGAAGAGGAGGAAAGGAATAATTGCAATTTGGGCTCCTAAACTGTTGGGATAATTTTACTTTGTGAGTAATTATCCTTACTATTTCCAATGTGTttcttattataattattattgttgttgctGAATGTTTAGTGATATTGTTGTCAGTATAGAAAGACGTGAGTTTGAGTATATTGATCCTCTTATTTAAGTGTTGAAAATGAATTATGGGTAGTTATaggatttatataaaaaaataaaaggataaactactaaaatagtcccttttattttcctcaggttacattttagtaacttatgtttgaaatattacgttttagttacttacATTATTGTTTGGTTATATTTTGGTCACTGAATCATTAATTGTCGTTAATAGTGTAACGATAAGTTGACATGGCacattaaatcattatttcaaacgaaaattttaggttaaattatacaattggtctttatatttttttgttttgagcaatttaattttttcttttatgttcttttaactttccttttttttttctttattttccattctcttctgcttcttccTCTGGTTTCctctcttcttcatttcttttaacataatttttctatgtttttcatttctttttacaTAACTTTTTTATGTCTTTGAAACAAGAAAAGACGAAAgttgaaaccaaaataaaacttgcCTCTCACATTCTCATCCCACAGTTACAAACCTTCATCATCCACTGTTGTTTTGATGAACCAATTTGGATCTTTCAATGATCTAGTCCATAAGTTTGCCTCACTCAAAGACCTCGCCAGTCATGACCTATGGCAGTCCACCCTCAATAAAGTTTCTCGAGTTCATTCGCTCAACCTCCTAACCAACCCCCATGACCACCTTATTTACCTTACCTACAACATTATCGCCCTCTCGAAATTACATTCTTTCATGGATTCTTCAAACTAGCTCAACACTCTCAATGAATAAAATGACCACCATATGAAACTTACCCTCAACTTTACCCACCAGTTTGGTTTCATGCTTCCTTTCTCTATTCGGTTCATCCATGTTCGACTTCCAATCGAGCTTGCTTAGGAATATCCAATAAGGTTcagtttaattttattgtttgcttaattttatttgtcagaaaataaaaggaaaataaaagaataatctaTATGATTCTGTCAAAATTTGGAAAGGGAAAAAATTGTATTGaatataaagaattcaatttatatttagttttgatTAAAGATATGGTTTTAATATTGATTAAATACATCtagttttagtttcaaaattaggttatattcaaATCGAGATTTGAATAAGAATTATTGGtattcggttttgagtgaaattcAATTTAAGAATCATGTGAAAGAAATAAGGATTTGTTTTATTTGGTGAGTAAAGATTATGTTTCTACAGTGAATAATAtgataagagagaaaaaaataaaggggaagaagaagagaataaaaataaagaaataaaaagaaaaatattaagttgttcaaaaaaataaaagtacaagaaCTAGTTGTGCaatttgacctaaaattttagtcTGATACGATGAAATAACGGGCTATGTACGTAAGATTGTCGTTACAACATTAACAACAGTTAACAActtagtgaccaaaatgtaacaaaatgataatataaattactaaaacgtaatattttaaatataagtaactaaaatataacacgaTACAAACAAAAgagactattttaatagtttaccagAAAATAAAATATCAACATTCATATTTAACATAGATAGTGAATCTATTATTATATTGGATTAGTTGTCATTGATCTTTATTAAAACCGAGATGtctttttttcaaatcaaatcgaaatctttatctttttaaataaaactcgatattttttttcttaatcgaAGTTAATAAGAGATATgtttgttttttgaaaaaaatgtgttttactctaaaaatatgtaaataaataaattttctttttcatgggatcacatttaattatttaaatgtcaaaattaaattcgtattttttaaatttaaaataatacatatttaataatGTATGAATTTTAAGCGTTGCTGTgtagttaaaatttttatgttttttcttaAACACAAACTTTTGTAGAccttagaatataaaaaaaaatactctcCTTTTTTTAGTAAGGATTTTAAAAGATTCCTTTTAAAGCAGATTGCTTTATAGGCGATTGATCACAACAGGCAAAAAGAATGGTTCtctcaattttcttttaaataaaatcccatattttttaatttgcaaATCAATATAGGTTGATTGAAGAAATCTAAACACAAAAGTATTTTGAAATTTCTACACATAAATGGCACCCTTAAAAAATGTATGGTTGTTGGTAGTTTtcctaaaattaatatttataattgaataataacttaaaatcaagaatttaagtaaattttaaattcatcattttttattttaaaaaattacatcacgtgtatttagataaattttaaataaataatttttgtacaaaaaattcaaataaatttttagaaaatatttataatggaatttaaattttaatatatatattctagttttagttttagttttttaacggtagttttagtttaatttacttaaaatagtttaaaaataaaatttaacataaaaataaactatCCATGTTATCCACGTCAACTTTAGTTTTAGaccttataatataatatatatatactaattttttttttccattttagacCTTGTAATATAATATATGCTAACCTTTACATGAGTTGATCGTATGtattttaactcaattttatCATATGATTGATTATCAGTATATTATTATGATATCTAGAGTTAACACTTTTAGTAAATGCTGAATTTGAATACTTGACACGTggattttttcaaaattatctaTTTCATGTGGATAATATAacattatgtaaaaatataaataaaataaaataaatagaattaaattaaattaaaaaacaaaaaaactaaacCTTAATAAAGTAAATTTAACTTTaagaaacatcaaaatttcttcaattaaaaaaaaactcaaatttttttcgaaatttaTCGAACCAAAATTTCTCAATATTTATATTTCTTGCTTAACTTATTGAGCTTAATAGGAAGTTGAATAACTTGATTTtgattatcatttttattttattttatttgtattttcacGTAATATTATATTATCCATGTGGAATTgattatttgaagaaaaaaattacatgtCAAATTTTTGTtggttaatttaatatttactatgGATGTTAACTTCATATACTATAATAATGCAGAAATTGATAGTTCATATAtcacattaaatattttcaaagtaTAAGTCAAATAATACGC includes these proteins:
- the LOC107897281 gene encoding pentatricopeptide repeat-containing protein At1g80550, mitochondrial isoform X2, with protein sequence MAIVHGCARMIFSISVKRLSSFSLISPIHRLFSSTSHSIFPNATPHFHSQSPNPLPDQSHVDHRTVHETLSCYSEDWKRAFEFFNWVETACHFTHTTDTFNKMLDILGKYFEFDLSWDLVRRMKNNPYSMPNHATFRIMFKRYITAHLVNEAIATFDRLGEFNLKDDISFCNVVDALCEYKHVIEAHELCFSGRSKDLGFNVNDTKIHNMILRGWFKMGWWSKCREFWEEMDKKGIKKDLHSYSIYMDIMCKSGKPWKAVKLYKEMKKKGMKLDVVAYNTAIRAIGISDGAEFGVGVFREMRDLGCEPNVVTYNTVIKLLLGNGRVRQAYSVLDQMLKNDCAPDVITYHCFFGSLEKPREILKLFDLMIRNGVQPRMDTYVMLMRKFGRWGFLRLVFMVWKKMEELGSSPNEFAYNALIDALIEKGLLDMARKYDEEMLAKGISSKPREELGTKLGQGEPHT
- the LOC107897281 gene encoding pentatricopeptide repeat-containing protein At1g80550, mitochondrial isoform X1 — protein: MLFPLSEYASSPFGSSNGVPELRFRTQSEKLSRFLSFVFLTDISFWVSCRFQDRGLAWMAIVHGCARMIFSISVKRLSSFSLISPIHRLFSSTSHSIFPNATPHFHSQSPNPLPDQSHVDHRTVHETLSCYSEDWKRAFEFFNWVETACHFTHTTDTFNKMLDILGKYFEFDLSWDLVRRMKNNPYSMPNHATFRIMFKRYITAHLVNEAIATFDRLGEFNLKDDISFCNVVDALCEYKHVIEAHELCFSGRSKDLGFNVNDTKIHNMILRGWFKMGWWSKCREFWEEMDKKGIKKDLHSYSIYMDIMCKSGKPWKAVKLYKEMKKKGMKLDVVAYNTAIRAIGISDGAEFGVGVFREMRDLGCEPNVVTYNTVIKLLLGNGRVRQAYSVLDQMLKNDCAPDVITYHCFFGSLEKPREILKLFDLMIRNGVQPRMDTYVMLMRKFGRWGFLRLVFMVWKKMEELGSSPNEFAYNALIDALIEKGLLDMARKYDEEMLAKGISSKPREELGTKLGQGEPHT